The sequence GAAGGACCGCAAGGTCGCCTATTCGCATGCCTACATATCCGTACCCAACGTACCGTGCGACGGGCGGTCGGAGTTCGTTTACGGTACCGGCGGGGTGGTGGACGTCGAGTACGGCATGATCTACCCGCGCGACGGTAAGCCCCGGAAGGTCGAAGAGGAGCCGAAGGGCGACTCCACGCAATTGGCCGTCAACCATTTCTTCGAGTGCGTACGCAACGGCCGGCGCCCCCTGACCGATGTGACCCGCGGACGCAACGGTGCGCTGGTCGGCCTCCTGGGCCTCAAGGCCCTGGATACCGGACGTACGGCAACCATGAAGGAACTGCTGAGTCAGGGATACTCAGCGTAGTTGTCTTCACCGGTCGGCTGTCGCCTGTGACACCCTCGGCGAGTGGTGGGTAGGTTACTCCGTCTGCAAGCGGGTTGTCCGACTCGTGGAGCGGGCCCCGCTCACGACCTTGACGCAGTGAAGCACTGCGGCTAGATTGTCCTTTTAGCGTCGAATTGCCTTTTCAAAGGACGTACATCGGCGTGATTCCCCCCAGTATTCATCACCATTGCGGTCTCTTTGGCGTGTTTGGCCATCCCGAAGCCGTGCAGCTGACCTATCTGGGGCTCTATGCCCAGCAGCATCGCGGGCAGGAGTCGGCCGGCATCTGCAGTTGCGACCACGGTCCGATCAACCGTCACGCGGGCATGGGGTTGGTGACCGATGTCTTCGATCCGTCGAAGCTCGAGCAGCTGCGCGGGACGATGGCCATCGGACATGTGCGCTACTCGACCACCGGTTCCTGCCAGGCCAGCAACGCTCAACCTCTTCTGGTGAACTACGCTCGCGGGCAAGTAGCCGTCGCCCACAATGGCAACCTGATCAACGCCGCCCTGCTGCGCAACGAGTACGAGGAGCATGGGGCGATCTTCAACACCACCAGCGACACCGAGGTCATCGTTCACCTGCTGGCCAAGCCTCGCCATCTGGATCGTTCCGATCAGATCGTCCACATCTTGAGTCATCTGCAGGGCGCGTTTTCGTTGTTGTTCCTTTTCACCGACCGCATGGTGGCCGCTCGCGACCCGTTCGGGCTGCGTCCCCTGGTTCTTGGCAAGCTGGATAACGGGGCCATCGTCGCCGCAAGCGAGACGACTGCTCTGGACATCGTTGACGCCGAGTATCTCCGCGAGGTAGCCCCGGGTGAGGTCGTGACCATTGGGGACAAGGGTTTAAGCAGCAAGTGGATTGCCCCCCCCGGCGCGGTCCAGCCGGCTTACTGCATCTTCGAGCAGATTTACTTCGCAGACCCGGCCAGCGACGTGTTCGGCGAGAATGTCCACCTGGTTCGAGCGGCCATGGGCCGGCGGCTGGCCTGGGAGGCCCCGGTCGAGGCCGACATGGTCATGGCCGTGCCCAACTGCGCCCGCTGTGCCGCGATCGGCTACTCCCAGGCCAGCGGCATCCCCTACGGCCGCGGCTTCACCGTCAGCCACTACGCCGGCCGGTCGTTCATCATGCCTGAACAGAGCATGCGCGACCTGGCGGTGAAGATGAAGCTCAATGTGATCCGGGGCAACGTCAAGGGCAAGCGACTGATCGTCGTCGAGGACTCGGTCGTTCGTGGGACGACGACTCGCGGCAAGGTCGGGGCGCTGCGCAAGGCCGGTCCCAAGGAGATCCATCTCCGCGTGGCTAGCCCGCCCATCCGCCATCCCTGCTACTTTGGCATTGATTTCCCAGACCCGTCCACTCTCATCGCCAACAACCGGTCGGTGGATCAGATCCGCGACTATCTCGGTGTTGATTCGCTCCACTACCTCTCGGTTGAAGGTATGTTGTCCTGCGTCAAGCATCCCCCCGACCACTACTGCACCGCCTGCTTCACCGGCAAGTACCCGATGCCCGTTGACCATCCGGTCAACAAGCTCGCCTTTGAGCAGCAGCTCAAGATCCTCGAGTAGCGCGACGACGACTCAACGCCAGGCAAGGTCGCGACTGAGGCGATCGCCACTCCGATCCGGCGCAGCCGGCGGGAGTCGGGGGTGAGACGATGCCCTGGCCTACGCGAGAGGTACCTGCCCGATCATCGACCAGGCTGGGATGCGGCGATCTCCAGGGAGGCACACACGATCGCCTTGTCGTTGCGGGCGAAGACGTGACGATTCGCGAATGCCGGATGCGACCAGACGACGTCGCGTCGGCGCACCCGATTCGTAGGCTCGATGAGTCTGGCCCGGCTCAATTCCTCATATCCTTTCGGACTGAGGCGCGCGGTGATGAGCTCGCCCTGCTCGTTGGCGATGAAGACCCGATCGCCGCACGGAATCAGAAAGGCATTCCACCAGCGGTCATTGCCCGTCGGCTGATACGTCTCCCACACTCGCCCGCCGGTCTCGGCGTCCAGGCATCGCAGGGCACCGTAGCCGCCGACAGCATACAGGTACCCGTCTTTCAACCATGGCGTGGACATGAGGCAATGGACCTTCTCCGTGTCCAGTTCGCTGTCGCTTTCGCCTTTCCACGAGACGGTCGCGGCCGGCCGGTCGGCCGCGAGGCGGAGCATGAGCGGGCCGTTGTAGAAGGTCGAGACGAAGAGCCGGCGCCCGTCAGTAATCGGGGTGGCGATCGAAAGACCGCTTTCACAATGAAAGGGCTGTCGCCAGTAGAGTTCGCCGCTGTCAGGGTCGAGCGAACACAACTCCTCTGGCATCCACACAATCAGTTGCCGTGTCCCGCTTGCTTCGATGATCACCGGTGGGCAATACCCGATCTCCCGGGTTGACAGCGACCGCCAGATTTCGCGGCCGGTGTCCTTGTGAAAGGCCACCACGGCCGCAGTGTCCGGGCCTCCGATGAGGGCGATCAACCGCTCGCCGTCGATCAGCGGAGCGCTGGCGAAGCCCCACACCGGCACCGAAGCACGGTAATCCTTGACGTAGTCCTTGGTCCAGAGGACGCGGCCGTCGCGAGCATCGAGGCAGAAGAGGTGTCCCATTGCCCCAAGGGTATAGACCTTGGCGTCGCGCACCGTGGGCGTAGCCCGAGGGCCCGAGTCGTAGCTCACGCCATAGGTGCAGGCGTACTCGTGCCGCCAGAGCAGCTCTCCCGTGCCGGCATCCAGGCAGAGTACACGCTCGGTAGGCTTGTTCCTGTCGCGGTCGGTCACGAAGACTCTGCCATCTGCCACTGCGGGGCCGGCGTAACCGGGCTTGATCGCCACTCGCCAGCGGATCGGAAGCTGGCCGCCCTTACAACGGTCGGCGATGCCGGTCTCGCGCCAAATACCGTCGCGCAGCGGACCGCGCCACTGAGGCCAGTCATCAGCCGAAACGGACAGACCGCCCCCCTGAAGGACTGCCAGGAGTGACCCCATGATCAGGGAGCAACGCACGATCCGACTTGAACCTCCGCGGAGAAGAAGGGTCAGCGATGATCCGCCAGCTGCGCTGCGGGGAATTGGAACCGCCGAGACGCCGCTCCCTCCATGGCTCATTTCCTGCTCAGATCCACGCAGACGGCCTTCTTCAGGTTACGGGCGAAGAGCTTCCCCTGGTGCAGCGCGGGAATCGTCCAGCACCGTCCGTCGAGGATCGAGGCCGTCGCCGTCGGCTTGAACTCTTTCGGTGAGACCGGAGCGATCATCAGCTTGCCGCTTTCGGTCAGGACGATCAGCTGGTCGTCGGCCAGAAGAACTGTTGAGTTGGCGGTACGCTCGCGGACATCCCAGAGGATCTTCCCGGTCTTGAAGTCAACCGCCTTCAGCGACTTCTCATCTCCGCCATACAACACACCGTCCCTGAGGACGCACGACTGGAACTTGTTGACGATGTTCTTGTTCCGCCAGACCTCCTTGCCTTCCAGCTTGTCCCCGGCCGCGGCCATCTTGAACAGAGCACACCCGGTACCATAGCCGGAAGTCAGAAAGAGATGGCCGTCGTGGAAAATGGGGGACGAGGCATTAACGTCGTAGGAGGTCTTCCAGGGGGTCTTCCAGACCTGCTTGCCGGTCTTGGCGTCGGCGATGATCACGCACTTGCCCATGAAACCAACGATGTACCGCTTGTCTTCAAAGGTGAACGGGTAGGGCGTGGCATATCCCGCCTGCTCGTCGCCGCATTTCCAGACCGTCTTGCCGGTCATCTTGTCCAGAGCAAGGAGCCCGCCGTCGGCGTTGCCGGGCGTCACCACAGCCAGATTGCCCTCAATGAGGACCGAGTTGCTGTAGCCCCACTGAGGTTCGTTGTTTCCCTTGTACCGCCAGATCTCATCGCCCTTGGCCGCATCGAAGCACAGGACCAGGCCGTGCCCGCCGACAATGTAGATTCGGCCGCCGTCAAAAGTCGGCGTGGCCCGTGTTCCGTCACCGCCTTGTCCGTCTTTCCTCTCCGACTCGAATGCCTTCTGCCAAACGACGTCACCCGTTCCGGCATCTAGGCAGTAGAGCACCTGTTTCCTTTCCTTCGTGCCGCAGGTGAACACCTTATCACCTACACAGGCGAACGAGCTGAAGGCCGCGCCGATGGGCTTGTCCCAGATGATCTTCGGGGGCTCCGTCCACGTGGTAGCGAAGCCCGTCTCCGAGCTGATGCCGTCGTGGTTCGGCCCTCGCCAATGGGGCCAGTCACCTGCGGCTGCTGGCAAAGGACTCGCAACAACGCCGGCGAGCAGAATGAGGCCAGCCATCCAGGCGGTTTTCATACGATATCTCCCTTCGAAGAAAAGCTGAAACGATCTTGTTCTCCCGTCAAGGCATTCCCCGACCCACGCCCGGGATTCTAAGCTGCAGGGAAGTCCCCGGCAACCACCCAAAATCTCGTGGGCATGTCAGAGAGTCTCGACGGTGATGTGTTCGTTGGTATAGATGCAGATTCCGGCCGCAATGAGGAGCGACTCGCGAACGATCTGGTCGGCCGGTAACGCCGAATGGCGCAGCAGCGCCCGTGCCGAGGCGCCGGCGTACATCCCTCCCGAACCGATGCCGATGATACCGTCCGTAGGCTCGATGACATCGCCTGCCCCGCCCAGAATCAGGGACGTGTCCCGATCCACGACAGCGAGCATGGACTCCAGCCGCCGCAGAATACGATCCGTCCGCCAGTCCTTGGCCAGCTCGATGGCCGCCTTGCGTAGGTTGCCCTTAAACTCGTCGAGCTTGCGTTCAAACCGGTCCAGAAGAGCGAACGCGTCGGCGGCCCCGCCCGCAAAGCCACAGAGCACTTTGCCGCCGCACAGTCGGCGGATCTTGCTCGCGTCGTGCTTGACGGCCGTTGAACCGAGCGTCACTTGCCCATCGCCGCCGATGGCGGTCATTCCGTCGCGGCGGACAGCCAGAATCGTCGTGCTTCGGACGATGTGCTCGGATCTGCTCATATGGAGACTACCGTAACCTCGACCCTGGTGTTCCGCAACCTGATCCTGCGTGTAGTGTTCATCCACAAGAAGCCGTATGATGTGTGGGCTCAGAAACGAAGTATCCGTCGAGACAGCGGGAGGTGCGCGCATGGATGGCAGATCGCTGATCCGCATCGGAGGGCTGGTCCTGGCGGTGGCCTTGGTCGGCTGCAACAACAAACCGCGGTCTGCGGGAACGGGTGCCGCCCCCAGCGACCAGGTTACGTCGCCGACCGCCGCGGCTGAGACGAAGCCGTTCCTGGGTCCTGCCGTGGCCCGCTCGGCGTCTCAAACCGCTGCTCGGCAACCGGTTCCGGCGTCACTCCCCACGTCGACCTACGACTCGACGCCCCCTTACCCGGTTCGCCTCTTCGTTCGTTCGCCGGAGGACGAGCAACCCGGGTGGCTCAAGATTCTGTCGCTGATCGATCCGAAGACTACCGCCACATGCAGCGGGCAGTTTGCCGTGAAGAACCAGATCGAGGTGACAACTGACAACGTACGACAGATCCGCATCCACATCAGCCACTTGCCCCTGGCCGAGAGGAAACGGATCATCCTCCGCATCGACGACCAGGCGATTGAGCTGGCCCGCAAGAACCGGGATTACGTCATCGTGGAACGGCGCACCACCGGCGAATGGAATGTCGCCAGGTCTCTCCCGTAGCGAATCTCTATGAAGGTCGCCGTCATCATCAATCCGGTCTCCGGGGCCAGTAAGACCGGTTCCCGGCTGCGCGAGCTCATCCCTCGGCTCCGACGCGACGGTCATCAGGTCGAACGATGGCCGACCGCCGGACCGGGTGACGCCCGCCGACTGGGCCAGATGGCCGCCCATCAGGCCGACGCAGCCGTGATTGTCGGCGGCGACGGCACGGTGTGCGAGGCGGCCGATGGTCTGGTCGGCAGCACGGTTCCCATGGTTCTATGGCCGGCGGGTACGGAGAACCTCGTGGCACGGTCGCTGGGCTTCAAGGCCGATCCAGAGACAGTGAGCCGTTGCCTGAGCCGTGGCCGGACCATGACGATCGACCTGGGTAAGGCCAACGGGCAGTCTTTCACCGTGGTCGCCGGCGTCGGCTTTGACGCCGAGGTGGTCGAACGACTGACGCGGCTGAGGACCGGGCATATCACCCATCTGTCCTATTTTTGGCCATTGTGGCGGACGTTCTGGGAGCATCGTTGGCCACGGATACTAGTCGAGGCGGAATCACCGGCGGGGACGATCCGGTGGGACGGTCGCGGGATGGTCTTTGTCGGCAACATGGCCCGTTATGCCCTTGGACTGCCTGTGGTCCGTGACGCCAGGCCGGACGACGGGCTGCTCGACCTGTGCATCCTGCCCTGCACTAATCCCCTCCAGCTGATCGGCCACTCGCTCCGCACGCTGGCCAAGCGGCACGTTGAGCGTCCCGGCGTTCTCTACGAACGGGTAACACGGCTGCGGGCCACCTCCCCGAGCCGGGTGCCCTATGAGGCCGATGGCGAAGCGGCCGGCTGCCTGCCCCTGGATATCGAGATCCGGCCGGCCGCCATCCGAGTCAAGGTTCCACCCGCACCGCCGAGCAGGTAGAATCTGGTACCATGACCACGCAGACTCCACTGGACCTGGATGCGACGCCAGGTGCTCGCCCGGTCGCCATTGGACCCGTCCGCATCGGGCCGGGATGCCCGCTGACCCTGCTGGCCGGCCCTTGCGTCATCGAGTCCCGCGAACACACGCTCCGCCTGGCCGAAGGCGTCCAGCGAGTTGCCCAGAGCCTGAACCTCTCCTTGATCTTCAAGGCCAGTTTTGACAAGGCCAACCGGTCGAGCCTGCGCGGTTTCCGAGGGCCGGGCCTCGACGAGGGACTGAAGATCCTGGCCGAAGTGCGTCAGGCGATCGGTCTGCCGGTCGTCTCGGACATCCACGATCCCGCGCAGGCGGCCGTTGCCGCCGGCGTGCTCGATCTGCTTCAGATCCCTGCCTTTCTCTGCCGCCAAACCGATCTGCTCCAGGCTGCCGGGCAGACTGCCCGACCGGTCAACATCAAGAAGGGTCAGTTCATGTCGCCCGAGATGATGCGTCTGGCGGTCGAGAAAGTAAGGGAGGCGGGTGGGCGCGGCGTGCTGCTCACCGAGCGGGGTACGTTCTTCGGCTACGGCCGGCTGGTCAACGACATGACCGCGATTCCGCGGATGTCCGTTTGGGCTCCGGTGGTCTTCGATGCCACGCACTCCTGTCAATTGCCCGGCGAGGGTGGAATACAGTCCGGGGGGCAGCGTGAGATGACTCCGGTGCTCGCGAAGGCGGGTATCGCCGCGGGGGCTCACGCCCTGTTCCTGGAAGTCCACGACCGGCCCGACGAGGCCAAGAGCGATTCGGCCACCGTCTGGCCGCTGGACCGACTCAGCGGTCTGCTGGCTGAGTGCTTGCGGGTGTTCGAGGTGACGCGCGCGTAGTCGCGGCGCTGGCCTCGGCATCCCTTTCCACGGATTCGATGGCACGCTTCCACCGCGGCCCGCCCAGCGTCGCATCGTGAAAGCGCTGTTGAGCAATAGGCAGAATGATCGAAGCCGGTTCCGCTCCGAGCCTGGCCAGGCACTGGAGATTGCCGGCGAAAGCCTGCCACCACGGAGGAGAATGCTCGGGGACCTGCTGCCAGATCCCATTGAACAGGGTGACCGCTTCCTCCGGTTTGCCCGTCATGAGCAAACAGGTGGCCTCACCCAACCGGACATCGATCCGCGAAGCGGCGTTGTCCGGGAGTTGGTCCTTCGGAAGAGTCGCCAGTTCCCGAAACACGGGCAGAGCGGCGTGAGCCTGACCGGCATCAATCAGCGACCAGGCTCGCCAGACGCGGATCAGAATCGTGTCACTGGGCGTCACCTGGTCGGGTCGGTCCTGGAACCAGGCGATGAGCCGGTCGGCCAGCCGCACCGCTTCCTCGGCCAGTTCCGTGACTGCCTGATCGTTGCCGCGGTCGCTCGCCTCCGCGATCTCCTCGCGCATGGTCTCGAGGAGTCGGGCCATCACCGGTCCGGCGTGCTCCGGGTCGGCCCTGAGAAACCGTTCGACCACTTCGCGAGCCTCGGCGAGTTTCTTGAGCTGCCGCAGGGCAAGGACTCGCTCGCGCAGAGCCGCCCCCACCGCCCCTGGACAGTCCGGGAACCGCTCCTCGAATGATTCGAGGACCTCCTCTGCCGCCGCCGGGCGAGCGATCAACGGCGAATTGAGCAGGTCCGCCTCCAGCAGCACGGTGTCGGCCACCAGACAGTGTTCTGGATCACCGGCCTTGTCTGCCCCCCGGCCTCTGGCGAAGGCCACCGTCTCTTGAGCCGCCTTCAGAGCCTCCTCTGCCATCGCTCCCAGATCGGCCTTGCCTGTCTTGGGGTCACCGGCCGCCTGCTGGAGCAGGACTCGGAGACACCGGGCCCGCCGTGCCGCCGCCTTGAGGGCGTTGGCATCGTCAGGGGCGACGGCTGCATACTCCTTGGCCGCTTCCCGCAATTGTCCTCCATCTTCAACCGCCCGGGCGATGAAGTACTGCAGTCGCTTAGTCTCGGGGGTGTTCGGGGCCAGGTCGCGAAGCAGCCGGCCAGCCCGAAGGAAGGCCGCACGCGCCTCAGGGGTCTGCCCATGTTCCGGCAGACGCAGCATTTCCTGGGCAATGGCCACGGCCTGTCCGACCCCCATCAGCGCCCGGTCATGCTGAGGGTACTTCCGGGCCAGATCACAGAGGACGCTGCAGGCCTCAAGGGCGTCTCCTGCCAGATAGAACCCTCGCCCCAGCAGGAACATCAGCTCGCCCACGGTGGCTGGCGGCGTACCCTCGGGCGGTTTGGCGACCACACCCAGCAACATGTGCACCACCCCCTTCAGGGCGGCGTCGTCGCGGCGCCGATCGGGCGGATAATCGGTCACCAGGTTGCGCAGGGCGGCCCCCGCCAGGAGCTGCATCTGAAAGGCGGGCGGCGAGGTCAGTTCCGGAAGCGAGTCCATCCCGAGACCAAAAGCCGCGTACACCATCTCGCGATGTGTGGTGGACACATCCGCGAACCGCTGAACAGGGGCGAGGGCTCTGGCCATTCCATGGAACCCCTTGGCCGCCGCCTGAGGATCGGCCTGACGGGCAAGGACGTCCGATTCCAGGATCGCGATGGCCAAAGACGCCGACTTGTCGTCCGGCCGTGTCTGCTCGGCCCATTGTCGGCCCTGCGCCACAGCCCCGAGGGCCTCGGTGAACTTGCCTGCGTCGCGGAGGCCACGGATCTGTTCGAGAATACCCAGCAATGATGCACGCCGGAGTCGGTGGCGCTCCGCCGGATCCGCGACCTTGGTCATCGTGGCCAGGATCCGCCGGGCGTGGGCGGCGCCTTCATCGAAGCGCTTGAGCTGTCGGCACGATACAGCCGCGATCACCAAGGCATTGCATCGCAGTGCCTCCTGGCCGGGGTTCTGACGCTCGGTCCAACCCTGTCGTTCCGTGACCTCCTGGAGAAGCTCCATGAACGCAGCCGACCGCTGCTGTTCGTTGAGGTCGGTGCTCAACGCCTGATAGAGTCCGGCCCAGACCGAGAGCATGATTGCCTGGCGATCGGCTGCCTCCAGCTCGCGCAGGGCACCCGAAGCAGTCGCCTGGACAACGGCCTGCTCGTCCATCTCGCCCACTCTGTTCCAGGCGGCCTGGATATCTCTCCTCAGACCACCCAGCGCCTCAATGGCGGCGTCGGCGGCCGACGCAACGTTGGTCCGCCCCCGGCCGCCGAATTCATGAAGCAGCACTGCCTCGAAGGCGTCGGGGGCTCGACGTTCCAGATGGTCGCGGGCCAGTTCGATCTGCCACCTCAAGCGGTTTGGGTCGTTGGGCCGCTGGGCAATCAGATCGCTCAGGATCGCGCTCGCCTCGGCAACCTTGGCGCGCTGTTCGTACGCGGGCAAGCCGGAGGCCTCCGCCTGGGTCAGGAGGTGGTCGCGCCGCCGGGACTGCCGCGTGACCAGATCGGCAGCCGGGTTATCGGTGTCGTACTGAGCCAGCCAGTCGGCGAGCCCCCGGCGGCGCAGCTCCTCGCGAAAGGCGGTCTCGTCCAAGGCCGTTCGGGACGGCGGGGAATCGGCCTTCTCCGCTCTTGCCGGCCAAGCAGTCCCGACAAGGTTCGCCAATAACACGCTCAGGGCCAGGAGCAGGGCAGCGGTCAACCGCTGGCGGTGACAGCTCATCTCGCTGCCCCCGCGAACATGATCCTCTGGAACTCGGCCGCCATGGCGGCATTGTAGGCGTTGATCACATCATCCCAGGGCACGTCGTCGCCGGCCACGAGGTACACCGGGGTGCCTTCGTCATAGCCGGGAATCTCGTTGCGGATCTTGCGAAGATGAGCGACCAGAGAGCTGGGCGATACTCCGGCCTCCGCGAGTCTATCGATCGTCACGCAGCATCCCCTCTCAGCGGCGGGGTCGGCCACCAGACGGATGCGGATCGGTGTACGGGGAACGCTGGTCGCCGCGACATGAGCGGCGACCTGCCCCTTGACCGGCAAATCCGACCGCAGCAGACCCTCGATCGCTCCGAATCGGCTGATAGCCATGAACAGGAAGAGAAGATTGAAGACTGTGTCGATCATCGGAGTCAAGTTCAGCGACATGACCCAGCTGGATGGTCGGCGGCGACGACGAGAGCCGTAGCGGCCGTACCTCCGCCGATAGTCTCCATAGGTCCGCAGCGGCGTCGCCGGCGGATGAGGGGCCATGTTGTCAGACCGCTCCGTCATCCAGGGCCTCTCAGCTCACTTGCTGACATCCAGTTCGGCGACCAGTTGAAGCCGTGTCAACCGATTGGCCGCGACCATCTCCATGACCTGACGAATCGAACCGTAATGGACCCGGCGATCGCTTCGCAGGATAACATCGACTTTCGGGTTAGCCCTGGCCAACTCGCCAAGTCTCGCGTCCAGCTCGCTCCAAGAGGCTACCGGCACCGGGCCGAACATCAAGTCTGGCTCGCCGGTCTCCTGGTTGTACAGTAGATTGAGAATGATCTTATCGGGTACTTTCCGGTCTTCGGCCAGGCTTTCGTGCGGTCTGGGCAGGGACATATCCGGTTTCTCGGCAGAGGCGTAGTGACTGGCGAGCATGAAGTAGGTGAGCAGCAGGAACGTAACGTCGATGAGAGGCGTCATGTTGAACTGCCACTCCGACGAGCGACGAGATCGAAAAACTGAGGATCGCGCAGCCATCTGGACAGCCTACCACACCAGCGTCTAGAGAGCACCTCGCACGCGCGGAGTGTCCTCCTGGCCCTTGAGAGCATCCGGCGCCGCCCGGCCTTCCGTCTGGATCACCGTGGCCACGAGTTGATCGCACAGCTTGACACACTCGGCACCGTAGGCATCGATGCGATTCCGTAAGAACGCGAAGGCGCTCAAGGCGGGTATGGCGACGAACAGCCCCCAGAACGTGTTGACCAGGGCGATGGCGATGTCGCCAACCAGCTTACTTGCCTCGGGAACACCTCCGCCGGCGGTGAAGATCCGGTTGAACGCCTGGATCATGCCCACCACGGTACCGAGTAATCCGATCATCGGGGCCACGTTGCCGATCACACTGAGATACTCGATCCGGCGCAGCAGCCGGCCGACCTGCTCGTCCACCGTCTCGACCACGGCTCCCATGGCGACCTCGAAGCCGGATCCGATTTGAGAGACGCCCGCATAGACCGCCTGGCCAAGCATGTTCGTCTCCTCGCGGGTGATCTCCAGAATGCCCCGTGATTGACCCTGCCGAGCGGCGGCGGCCAGCGCCCTGGCCAGCGATGCGGGAGCTTGTGTTCCGCGACGGATGGTGAAAGCGTAGTTGATGATGAGCGTGACGGTAATGACCGAAAGCGGAATCAGGACACACCAGGTGATCGGCCCGCCGTCAATGACAAAGTGCTTGAACAGCGAAACCGGCTGTGTATCCTGCCCCAGCATGATCCCCTGTAGCATCACAGTCGAACCGGACATTGCAGGTCCTTCCATCCGCCTGGCCTTGCCTTATCCCAATCACCGATTACCTGCTGCTCCTGGCGGTGGGAGCAATGCTCGAGAGCGCGGGCACCAATTCGTCGCCCCGCCCAACAACCACAATCGTCAGCCCGGAAGGATCGATGATCCGGGCAGCCGCTGCGGTCAGCTCCGCCGGATCGGTGACGGTCGCCAACCGAGCGAGGTAGTCCTGGTACCAGGTGGGCGGCAATCCCCAGACCCTGAGATTCCAGTGCATCGCGGCGGCTCGGGCGGAGGTCTCCATGTCCACTTGGAAGCTGCCAACCAGCGTATCCCGTGCTTGATCCAGCTCTTCCCGGGTCATGTCGCTCGGACGGTTGATCCTGGCTACCTCGCTAAGAATAAGTCTTACGGCTTCGGCGGCCCGGTCGGTCCGCGTGAACGTGGTGATGTGCAGGCGAGCCGCCTCCGACTTGT is a genomic window of Phycisphaerae bacterium containing:
- a CDS encoding amidophosphoribosyltransferase, whose product is MGVIPPSIHHHCGLFGVFGHPEAVQLTYLGLYAQQHRGQESAGICSCDHGPINRHAGMGLVTDVFDPSKLEQLRGTMAIGHVRYSTTGSCQASNAQPLLVNYARGQVAVAHNGNLINAALLRNEYEEHGAIFNTTSDTEVIVHLLAKPRHLDRSDQIVHILSHLQGAFSLLFLFTDRMVAARDPFGLRPLVLGKLDNGAIVAASETTALDIVDAEYLREVAPGEVVTIGDKGLSSKWIAPPGAVQPAYCIFEQIYFADPASDVFGENVHLVRAAMGRRLAWEAPVEADMVMAVPNCARCAAIGYSQASGIPYGRGFTVSHYAGRSFIMPEQSMRDLAVKMKLNVIRGNVKGKRLIVVEDSVVRGTTTRGKVGALRKAGPKEIHLRVASPPIRHPCYFGIDFPDPSTLIANNRSVDQIRDYLGVDSLHYLSVEGMLSCVKHPPDHYCTACFTGKYPMPVDHPVNKLAFEQQLKILE
- a CDS encoding PQQ-binding-like beta-propeller repeat protein; the protein is MGSLLAVLQGGGLSVSADDWPQWRGPLRDGIWRETGIADRCKGGQLPIRWRVAIKPGYAGPAVADGRVFVTDRDRNKPTERVLCLDAGTGELLWRHEYACTYGVSYDSGPRATPTVRDAKVYTLGAMGHLFCLDARDGRVLWTKDYVKDYRASVPVWGFASAPLIDGERLIALIGGPDTAAVVAFHKDTGREIWRSLSTREIGYCPPVIIEASGTRQLIVWMPEELCSLDPDSGELYWRQPFHCESGLSIATPITDGRRLFVSTFYNGPLMLRLAADRPAATVSWKGESDSELDTEKVHCLMSTPWLKDGYLYAVGGYGALRCLDAETGGRVWETYQPTGNDRWWNAFLIPCGDRVFIANEQGELITARLSPKGYEELSRARLIEPTNRVRRRDVVWSHPAFANRHVFARNDKAIVCASLEIAASQPGR
- a CDS encoding PQQ-like beta-propeller repeat protein, whose amino-acid sequence is MKTAWMAGLILLAGVVASPLPAAAGDWPHWRGPNHDGISSETGFATTWTEPPKIIWDKPIGAAFSSFACVGDKVFTCGTKERKQVLYCLDAGTGDVVWQKAFESERKDGQGGDGTRATPTFDGGRIYIVGGHGLVLCFDAAKGDEIWRYKGNNEPQWGYSNSVLIEGNLAVVTPGNADGGLLALDKMTGKTVWKCGDEQAGYATPYPFTFEDKRYIVGFMGKCVIIADAKTGKQVWKTPWKTSYDVNASSPIFHDGHLFLTSGYGTGCALFKMAAAGDKLEGKEVWRNKNIVNKFQSCVLRDGVLYGGDEKSLKAVDFKTGKILWDVRERTANSTVLLADDQLIVLTESGKLMIAPVSPKEFKPTATASILDGRCWTIPALHQGKLFARNLKKAVCVDLSRK
- the hslV gene encoding ATP-dependent protease subunit HslV; amino-acid sequence: MSRSEHIVRSTTILAVRRDGMTAIGGDGQVTLGSTAVKHDASKIRRLCGGKVLCGFAGGAADAFALLDRFERKLDEFKGNLRKAAIELAKDWRTDRILRRLESMLAVVDRDTSLILGGAGDVIEPTDGIIGIGSGGMYAGASARALLRHSALPADQIVRESLLIAAGICIYTNEHITVETL
- a CDS encoding diacylglycerol kinase family lipid kinase; this translates as MKVAVIINPVSGASKTGSRLRELIPRLRRDGHQVERWPTAGPGDARRLGQMAAHQADAAVIVGGDGTVCEAADGLVGSTVPMVLWPAGTENLVARSLGFKADPETVSRCLSRGRTMTIDLGKANGQSFTVVAGVGFDAEVVERLTRLRTGHITHLSYFWPLWRTFWEHRWPRILVEAESPAGTIRWDGRGMVFVGNMARYALGLPVVRDARPDDGLLDLCILPCTNPLQLIGHSLRTLAKRHVERPGVLYERVTRLRATSPSRVPYEADGEAAGCLPLDIEIRPAAIRVKVPPAPPSR
- the kdsA gene encoding 3-deoxy-8-phosphooctulonate synthase; the encoded protein is MTTQTPLDLDATPGARPVAIGPVRIGPGCPLTLLAGPCVIESREHTLRLAEGVQRVAQSLNLSLIFKASFDKANRSSLRGFRGPGLDEGLKILAEVRQAIGLPVVSDIHDPAQAAVAAGVLDLLQIPAFLCRQTDLLQAAGQTARPVNIKKGQFMSPEMMRLAVEKVREAGGRGVLLTERGTFFGYGRLVNDMTAIPRMSVWAPVVFDATHSCQLPGEGGIQSGGQREMTPVLAKAGIAAGAHALFLEVHDRPDEAKSDSATVWPLDRLSGLLAECLRVFEVTRA
- a CDS encoding biopolymer transporter ExbD; the protein is MAPHPPATPLRTYGDYRRRYGRYGSRRRRRPSSWVMSLNLTPMIDTVFNLLFLFMAISRFGAIEGLLRSDLPVKGQVAAHVAATSVPRTPIRIRLVADPAAERGCCVTIDRLAEAGVSPSSLVAHLRKIRNEIPGYDEGTPVYLVAGDDVPWDDVINAYNAAMAAEFQRIMFAGAAR
- a CDS encoding biopolymer transporter ExbD, with translation MTPLIDVTFLLLTYFMLASHYASAEKPDMSLPRPHESLAEDRKVPDKIILNLLYNQETGEPDLMFGPVPVASWSELDARLGELARANPKVDVILRSDRRVHYGSIRQVMEMVAANRLTRLQLVAELDVSK
- a CDS encoding MotA/TolQ/ExbB proton channel family protein; the protein is MSGSTVMLQGIMLGQDTQPVSLFKHFVIDGGPITWCVLIPLSVITVTLIINYAFTIRRGTQAPASLARALAAAARQGQSRGILEITREETNMLGQAVYAGVSQIGSGFEVAMGAVVETVDEQVGRLLRRIEYLSVIGNVAPMIGLLGTVVGMIQAFNRIFTAGGGVPEASKLVGDIAIALVNTFWGLFVAIPALSAFAFLRNRIDAYGAECVKLCDQLVATVIQTEGRAAPDALKGQEDTPRVRGAL